The stretch of DNA ACCCGAGGTCAGCGGGCTCGGCATGGCAACGAGGCCCTTGGCTTCGGGCTTCGTCAGATCCTTCCAGCTCGCCGGCTTCATCGAGGCCGAGGTATTGTACATGATGCCGGTGGTGATCAGCTTCGTTGAATAGTAGTGGCCGTCAGCATCGTAGAGAGCGGCGTCGTAGCTTGCGGCTTCCGGCGACTTGTAGGCGAGCAGCTTGCCGGCCTCCTTGAGGCGCTCCAGCGTCACCGTATCGGCGATCAGCAGCACGTCGGCAACCGGGTTGCCGGCTTCGATCTCGGCCTGCAACTTCGCCATGATCTTCGGCGTGCCGTCACGCACCCAGTCAACCTTGACCTCCGGATTTTCGGCCATGAAGCCATCGACCGTCGCCTGCGCGTCCTCGTTCGGCTGGCTGGTATAAAGCACGAGATTGGCAGCCTCAGCCGAAACGGAAACGAGACCGGCAGCCAGCAATGCGGCAAAGATGGAGAGCTTCTTCATGGCAATTCCCTCATGATGAACATGACGGTTCCATAGAGAGGCCGAATAACATGATTGTGACAGTCGGCCATGGCCTCCGCGAATACTGGCGCGAGCCGCACTTGACCACGACGGTACCCCGCTATTTTCTAACCCGCGTTTCTTTTTTGATTTTGAATTTGGGAGATGAGCAATGGAATATCGTCTACTTGGCCACTCGGGCCTCAAGATTTCGACCGTGACGATGGGCACGATGACCTTCGGCGGCAAGGGCTGGGCGAAGATGGTCGGCGATCTCGGCGTTTCCGAAGCCCGCCGCCTTGTCGATCTGTGCCTCGATGCGGGCGTCAACCTGATCGACACCGCCGATGTCTATTCGGCCGGCGTCTCGGAGGAAATTCTTGGCGAAGTCCTCGGCGGCAAGCGCAAGAACGGCGTGCTGATCGCGACTAAGGCGCGCTTCCCGATGGGCGACGGCCCGAACGATGCGGGCTCGTCGCGCCAGCACCTGATCGCGGCCTGCGAGGCAAGCCTCAAGCGCCTGAAGACCGATGTCATCGATCTCTATCAGCTTCACGAATGGGACGGCCAGACGCCGCTCGAAGAAACCATGGAGGCCCTCGATACGCTCGTGCACCAGGGCAAGGTCCGCTATGTCGGCTGCTCGAACTTTTCAGGCTGGCACATCATGAAGGCGCTCGGCATTAGCGAAAGGGACAAGCGCCAGCGCTTCGTCAGCCAGCAGATCCACTATACGCTCGAAGCCCGCGACGCCGAATACGAGCTGCTGCCCGTCAGCATCGATCAGGGGCTCGGGGTTCTCGTCTGGAGCCCGCTGGCGGGTGGTCTCCTCTCCGGCAAGCATCGCCGCAATCAGGCCGCTCCGGAAGGTACCCGTCAGTTTGCCGGATGGACCGAACCACCGATCCGCGACGAAAACCGCCTCTGGAATATCGTCGAGACGCTGGTGGCGATCGCCGAGAGCCGCGGTGTATCGGCCGCGCAGGTGGCGCTTGCCTGGCTGATCGGCCGCAAGGCCGTGACTTCCGTCATCATCGGCGGGCGCACCGAAGCGCAGTTCAAGGACAACCTCGCCGCTGCCGAACTGAAGCTGACCGAGGAGGAGCGCAGGCGCCTCGACGACGTCAGCCTGCCGCCGGTGATCTATCCCTATTGGCACCAGCTCAATACGGCGAGCGACCGTCTGAGTGAGGCGGACATGGAATTGTTCGCCCCGCACCTGAAGAAATAGGCTTCTAAGGGATCGGCGGCGCTCAGCCTTCGATTTCCTTTGCGATCAGCTTGCCGAGGCGGCCGATGCCTTCCTCGATCATGACGTCGTTGGCGCAGGAGAAACTGACGCGGATCGTGTTTTCGCCCGAGCCGTCGGCAAAGAAGGCCCTGCCGGGAACGAAGGCGACCTTTGCGGTCTCGATCGATTTTGCAAGAAGCGCCGCACCGTCCATGCCCTTCGGCAGCGTGATCCAGATGAACATGCCGCCTTCCGGCTTCGTCCAGGTGATACCGGCTGGCATATGCTTGGCAAGTGCGGCCAGCATCGCGTCGCGGCGGTGGCTGTAGGCCGCCTTGATCTTTGCGACCTGCGCATCGAAGCCGCGCTCGGCGACCTGGGTGATCGCCATCTGGTTGATCGTCGAGGAATGCAGGTCAGCGGCCTGCTTCATCAGCACCAGCTTGCGGATAACCGGCGCGTTGGCGACGACGAAACCGACGCGAAGACCGGGCGCCAGCGTCTTCGAGAAGCTACCGCAATAGATCGTGCGCGTGTTGTCGATATGCCCCTTCTTGGCGATCTCCAGCGCCAGGATCGGCGGGATCGGCTCGCCGTCATAACGCAGCGACTGATAGGCGGCATCTTCGATAACGGCGATATCGAGTTCTTCCGCAAGTTCGAGTACCTTTTCACGGCCCGCGCGATCGACGGTCTCGCCGGTCGGGTTCGAGAAGTCCGCCGAGAGATAGGCGAACTTCACCTTGCCGCCGTTCTGGGCGGCGGTGGCGCGGTAGGAATCCGGCGTCCGGTTGCCGTTCGGCGTCAACTGATCGTAAGACGGCTCGTATGCATTGAAGGCCTGCAACGCGCCGAGATAGGTCGGCCAGGTGACGAGCGCCGTATCCTTCGGCGACAGGAAGAGCTTGCCAAGATAATCGAGGCCCTGCTGCGAACCCGAAACGATGAAGACATTGTCGAGCTCACAGGGGATATCGAGCGCAGCCATCTGCTTCACCAGCCATTCGCGTAGCGGCTTGTAACCTTCGCTCACCGAATACTGCAGCGCCGAGCTCACTGCCGCACTATTGAAAATATCGGCATAGGCCGCCTGGAATTCCTTGTCGGGAAACAGCGCCGGATCCGGAATGCCGCCGGCAAACGAAATGATGTCCGGCTGATCGAGAAGCTTCAGCAGCTCGCGGATTTCCGATGCACGCATGCGCGACGATCGCGTCGCAAACATATTCTCCCAATTCAACATGGGCATTTCCTCATATTTTCTATAGCCGCCACCAGACCATGCAGCGGCATTTATGTCAATAATGCTGACCTATTTTCTTGTCCTGGTAACAAGTTTCAGGTCTTGTATTCGAAAGCTGCAAGCACAGGAATAGCGAGACAAAGGAAATTGAGCGGATCTTGACTGCCCATGCTGTATTCTTGCCTTATGGATATCGATAAAGCAGAGGCAAGAATGGCAACTGCGACCTTATCTGCGAAATTTCAGATTTCCATTCCGAAGGAGGTCCGGGACCAACAACATTGGTCGGCCGGACGGGAATTCGTCTTTCTCCCGAAAGGAAAAGGCGTATTGCTGATGCCTGTGCCGGGATTGAACGATCTCCGCGGCCTTGCGCAAGGCGCAAACCCAGAGAATTACCGCGACAGAAACGACCGCTTTGACCCGCCACATGCATCGTCGTACCGCTCGATACAATGCTCGCCCGGCGGGCGTCAGAGGTCTCGGCCTCTCACAAGCTGGCCATGGCCGACGCTATCGTCTATGCGACGGCAGAGCTTCACGATACCGATATTTTAACGCTGGACGCTCACTTCAAAGATTTGGAGCGTACCGTTGATTTCGAGAAAGCTTGATGACGCCCTCATTCTATGACGAAAATGCCGAAGTCTATGCCTTGCGGAACCGCAAGCTGCCGACGGCGCGGCTCGACGCGTTTCTCTCCGCCCTACCTTCCGGCGCCTGCATCCTCGAACTCGGTTGCGGCGGTGGACAGGATAGTGCCTATATGCTCTCCAAAGGCTTCGACGTGATGGCGACGGATGGCTCGGTGGAACTGGCCAAGCAAGCTGAAAAACTGATCGGCAAGCCCGTCAAGGTGATGCGCTTCGAGGAGTTGGAAGCCAAAGACGAATTCGACGGCGTCTGGGCCGAGGCCAGCCTGCTGCATGTGCCGCGAAAGGACTTGCCCGCTGTGCTAGCCCGTATCCGCCAGGCGCTGAAGGATGGCGGCGCGCTCCATGCAAGCTTCAAGGCGGGGACGGCAGAGGGACACGATAGCTTCGGCCGGTATTACAACTACCTTTCCGCGGCCTGTCTGTTTGAATTGCTGATGGCCGGCGGCTGGCGGAACATCACCATCGATGAAGTCGATGGTAGCGGCTACGACAACAAGCCGACGCGCTGGCTTCACCTGCGAGCACAATAATGAAAGGGCCGGAGCTTCCGCCCCGGCCCTTCCAATTCCAGCAGTCAAGACGCGCCTAGTTCACGCTCTTGTCGACCAGCTTGTTCTTGCCGATCCACGGCATCATGCCGCGGAGCTTCGCGCCGACTTCTTCGATCTGGTGCGAGTCGTTGACGCGGCGGATGCCCTTGAAGCGCGAGCCGCCGGCGCGGTATTCCTGCATCCATTCCGACGTGAACTTGCCGGTCTGGATGTCTTTCAGGACGCGCTTCATTTCGGCCTTGGTTTCTTCGGTGATGATGCGCGGGCCGGTGACATATTCGCCCCACTCGGCCGTGTTCGAGATCGAGTAGTTCATGTTGGCGATGCCGCCTTCATAGATCAGGTCGACGATCAGCTTCACTTCGTGCAGGCACTCGAAATACGCCATTTCCGGAGCGTAGCCGGCTTCGACCAGCGTTTCGAAACCAGCGCGGATGAGCTCGACGAGACCGCCGCATAGAACGACCTGTTCGCCGAAGAGGTCGGTTTCGCATTCTTCGCGGAAATTGGTCTCGATGATGCCCGAACGGCCGCCGCCGACGCCGCAGGCGTAGGAGAGAGCGAGTTCAAGCGCATTGCCGGACGCGTTCTGGTGAACGGCAACGAGGCAGGGAACGCCGCCGCCCTTCTGGTATTCGCCGCGAACCGTATGGCCCGGGCCCTTCGGCGCGATCATGACGACGTCAACGGAAGCCTTCGGCTCGATGAGGCCGAAGTGGACGTTGAGGCCGTGTGCGAAAGCGATCGCGGCGCCGTCGCGGATGTTGGCAGCGATTTCCGACTTGTAGATGTCGGCCTGCAGCTCGTCAGGCGTCGCCATCATCATCAGGTCGGCCCACTTGGCGGCTTCTGCAACCGTCATGACCTTAAAGCCGTCGGCTTCGGCCTTCTTGACGGTCGGCGAACCAGCCTTGAGCGCGATGACGACGTTGCCGGCGCCGCTGTCCTTCAGGTTCAGCGCGTGGGCGCGGCCCTGCGAACCGTAGCCGATGACGGCGACCTTCTTGGACTTGATGAGGTTGAGATCGGCATCACGATCGTAATAGACGCGCATTTGAAGTTCCTTCCCTTTTGCTTGTCGTGTTGATTGGTAAAACAGCGGAACTCAGCTCAGCGCCGGCATTTCCGCCAAAACCTTCTCCGTGCCGTAGAGGCGGAGGAAAGCAGTCACCGCCCTCTCCGCCTGCCGCGCGGTATCCTTGAGACCTGGCTCGCCGAGCAGCATGCGCACATGCAGGTCAGAGACGATCAGGCCGTAAAGCGTGTGATAGGCCTCGTCGGCATCATAAAAGCGCAGCAGCCCTGCCCGCTTCCCCGCATCGATCAGCGCCATGGCGCGGCGGTCGATCTGGCGGCGGCCGCGCTCCAGAAGCAGCTTGCCGAGCTTCGAGCCGTCGCGATGCGACTGGCCGATCGCCAGCCTGTTTAGCGCCAGCGAAACATCGCCGGCCAGAACCTCCAGCAGGTCGCGTGCGAAGAGGACGACATGGTCATGCAGACTCGTCGCCGTCAGCCGTTCGCCGTTGCGCTCGAACGTGCGCACCTTGCTGGCCTGATAGGCAATCATCGCCGACAGCAGGCCATCGCGGTCGCCGAACCATTTGTAGAGGCTTTCCTTGGAGCAGTTGGCAGCGCGTGCGACGCCCGACGTCGTCAGCGCCTTCTCCCCGCCATCGACAAGGAGCTGCAGCGCCTGCTCCAGAACGGCGTTCTGACGCGGCGAAAATTCGCTGGGCTCCAAGGTTTCGACAGACACGATATGCGCTCCCAAAATACGTACCGTACGGTACGGTTCGTGGATGCTTATCGCGCAGTCGCCCTCACCCGTCAAGAGGGGGACGAGAGGCGAAGCAAAAATTTTCTGGAGCCGGCCGCTTTATTCGGCAGCGGTCGCCAAGCGCTCTGCGTCGACGTCGCGCGCAGGCGAGATGCCGTAGAGACGACTGTATTCCCGGCTGAACTGCGACGGGCTTTGATATCCGACGCGATGCCCGGCCATTCCGGCATCCAGCCGCTCGACCAGCATCAAGCGACGCGCCTCGTGCAGGCGGAGCTGCTTCTGGAACTGCACCGGCGTCAGCGCGGTGACAGATTTGAAATGATGATGGAACGACGAGACGCTCATGCCAACAAGCTCGGCGAGCGCTTCAATCCTTAAAGGTCTTGCATAATTTTCCCTGAGCCATCCCACGGCGCGGGCAATCCTGTTGCTCTGGCTTTCTGCGAGCGCAATGTTCAAGAGGTGCGGGCCGACGGGCCCGGTCAGCACGCGATAGAGGATTTCCTGCTCGATCAGCGGTGCCATGGCAGCGATATCATTTGGACGGTCAAGCAGGCGCACCAGCCGCACGGCCGCCTCCAGCAGTTCCGGCGGCGCGGCGTTGACCGCCATGCCCCGCAGCCCCTCGGTATGCGCCGCTGGACGGGGGATATCGACGCGGCGCAGAAGCGCAGCAACCCTTTCGGCATCGATCGCCATTGCAAAGCATAGATGGGGCGCCTCCGGGCTTGCCTCCGTCACGCGCCAAGCGACCGGAAGGTCAAGTGACGTCAGAAGATAGTCGCCGGTGCCGTAGTTCAGCGTTTCCGTCCCGAGCCTGACGCTCTTTGCGCCCTGCAGCACCATAGCGACGCACGGGCGGTAGGCCGAGTGAAAGGGTCCCGCCGGCTTTGAACGGCGGCTCAGGAAGAGGTTGCCGATGGCCGTCGCGAACTCGCCCTCCCCGGACGTATGGCGCGCCGCGATAGACGCGATTTCCTGATAAGGGTTGAAGGGCAATGTCATGGGATAACTCGTTCTGAGATGGTGCAGGTCCACCTTATCTAAGCTTCACGGCAGCATCCTACAAACCCGAAGTCGCATTATCAGGTCTCGGGAAGCAAGGGAGTGGCCGCCATTGCGGAAATGGACCGCTGAGGACAGCTCGGCGTCAGGATCGGCCGTTGCGGCATTCGCGAAACCTCCTATTCTGCCAAGTTGCAAAAGCCTCATGCGGAACTCGCGCGCTTTGGTCAGTATCTTGCGGCAATGAATTTGAGCCTGTCGAGAGGAAAATGATGCGTTTTATCAATCCTATTCCTTTCGTTCGCGACATCAATCGCTCGAAGGAATTCTACAACCAGCTGCTCGGCCTGAAAATTATAGAGGACGCCGGAAATTTCGTCCTTTTCGAGTCCGGCTTTGCAATCCATGAGGGACGATCGCTTGAACAAACGGTCTGGCGCCAGGCGCGTGACGGAGCCGAATCCTATGGGCGAAGAAACTTGCTTTTGTATTTCGAACATGGCGATGTCGATGCCGCCTTTGAAAAGATCGCGCCGCATGTGGAGTTGATTCACCCCGTAGAAAAACAAGCGTGGGGACAGAGGGTCTTCCGTTTTTACGATCCGGATGGGCACGCAATAGAAATTGGCGAACCACAGAGCTGAAGAGGAACATTTGACTTCGAATTGTCCGGATTATCCTGACAGGTCAGGTGAACCCTGACTGCGAAGGCAGCCTTCGAATTGGACACGCTAGTCGCTGAATACGGCCGCATTTTAGAGTGCATTGCGGCGAGGCAACAACGGAAAGATTGCTAGCTCTACTCAGGCCGGCTCAAGAAGCGGTTGAGGGGAAGAGCACCAACTCCAATCGGTCGTGGAAACGCGTCGGTCCCGCGGGGTTAGTTGGAGGCGTTGCGCATATCCCGACAATCTGCGTGGCGACGTTTTTCACACGTGAAGGTCCGCTGATCATCATCCTGTAGCACGGCCCAGCACACCTGAATGACAGCACCGAACCTGCGACTTCCGCCAATAGCATTTTGCTGGCGGGTAGCGGATTTGCAGGATCGTGCAAAAAGCTCGCAGGATCGCTCTAACGCCACCTTGCAGTTTCGATGCATTGTCCGGCCGTCCAATTCCTCAAATCAAAGGAAGATTCAGATGGCTATTGCAAAAGGCTATGCCGCCACTGACGCGTCAAAACCGCTGGCGCCCTTCACCTTCGAACGCCGTGAACCGAATGACGATGACGTCGTCATTTCCGTCCAATATTGCGGCGTCTGCCATTCCGATATCCACCAGGCCCGCAACGAATGGGGCAATTCGCGTTACCCGATGGTGCCGGGCCATGAAGTTGCAGGTGTGGTTTCGGCTGTCGGCTCGAAGGTCACGAAGTTCAAGGTCGGCGACCGCGTGGGCGTCGGCTGCTTCGTCAATTCCTGCATCGGCTGTGCCACACGCGATCTCGATTACGAGCATTTCTTGCCAGGTCTCACCCAGACCTACAACGACGTCGAAGCGGACGGCGAAACGCCGACCTATGGTGGCTATTCCGACTCGATCGTCGTCAAGGAAGGCTATGTCCTCTCCTTCCCGGACAACATCCCGCTCGATGCCGGCGCGCCGCTGCTTTGCGCCGGCATCACGCTCTATTCGCCGCTTCGTCACTGGGGGGCCGGTCCCGGCAAGAAGGTCGCAATCGTCGGCATGGGCGGTCTCGGCCACATGGGCGTCAAGCTCGGCGCCGCCATGGGCGCCGACATCACCGTGCTCAGCCAGACGCTGTCGAAGAAGGAAGACGGCCTGAAGCTCGGCGCCAAGGACTATTACGCTACCAACGATGCCGAGACCTTCAAGAAGCTCGCCGGCACCTTCGACCTGATCATCAACACGGTCGGCACGGCGATCAACTGGAACGCCTACCTCAACCTCCTGAAGTTCGACGGTTCCATGGTGCTTGTCGGCGTTCCGGAACATGCTGTTCCTGTCCACGCCTTCTCCGTCATCGCCGGCCGCAAGAGCCTTTCGGGTTCAATGATCGGCTCGATCAAGGAAACGCAGGAAATGCTCGATTTCTGCGGCGCGCACAACATCGTCTCCGAAATCGAGAAGATCGCCATCCAGGACATCAACGAAGCCTACGAGCGCGTCATCAAGAGCGACGTGCGCTACCGCTTCGTCATCGACATCGCCTCGCTGGCGGCCTGACAACGGAAGGGCGGCTCACCCGAGCCGCCTTTCTCTTAATTCTCTTCCCGCATGGTTTCCTTCTGGGTGATCAGCCGCGCGCTGTGCTGACCGCTGAGATAGATCCACAGCCAGCTCCAGGCAACGGCAAAGCGCGAGCGCGTCCCGATCAGGAAGTAGATATGGGCAATGCCCCATATCCACCAGGCGATCCACCCCTTCAGCTTGATCTTGCCGAAATCGATGATGGCAGCGCTTTTCCCGATCGTCGCAAGGCTTCCCTGATGCCAGTACCGGAAAGGTCCTGGTGCCGGCTTTGCCTGTAGGCGCGCGCGGATGACCTTTGCGACGTAAGCGCCCTGCTGCTTGGCGGCAGGCGCGATCCCGGGCACCGGCTTGCCGTTGTCCTGAACGACGGACGCCGTATCGCCGATGACGAAGACATCTGGCAATCCCGGCGCGCGAAGGTCTTTTTCGACAATTGCCCGCCCTGCCCGATCGGCGGGAATATCTAGCCATTTTGCCGCAGGCGAGGCCTGCACGCCAGCCGCCCAGACGATCGTCTTGCTGGCAATGAACTTCTCGCCGACTTTCACGCCGGCGGCGGTGCAGTCCGTTACGAACTCGCCGAGGTGAACCTCGACGCCGAGCTTTTCGAGCGCCTGCTGCGCATAAGCCGAAAGCTCCTCGGCGAAGCTTGCCAGCACCCGCGGCCCCGCCTCGATCAGCACGACCTTCGCCTTGCGCGTATCGATGTTGCGGAATTCCCGCGGCAGCGTCTTGCGCGCCAGCTCGGCGATGATGCCGGCAAGTTCGACTCCGGTCGGTCCTGCGCCGACGATTGCGAAGGTCAGAAGCGCATCACGCGTGACCGGATCGGTTTCCGTCTCCGCACGCTCGAAGGCGAGCAGCACGCGCCGGCGGATCGTCGTCGCGTCCTCCAGCGTTTTCAGGCCTGGTGCGACGGGCGCCCACTCGTCGCGGCCGAAATAGGCATGCGTTGCGCCCGTGGCCAGAACAAGCGTATCATAACCTAACGTCAATCCGCCGCGTAACGTCACTTGCTTTGCCGCGGTGTCGACGCCGGTGACTTCGCCGAGCAACGTCGTAACATCCGGCCTGTTGCTGTAGAGATGACGGATCGGCCAGGCGATCTCCGATGTCGATAGGATCGTCGTCGCGACCTGATAGAGCAGCGGCTGGAAGAGATGGTGGTTGCGACGATCGACCAGTGTGATCTTGGCCCCTGTACCCTTGAGCCCGTTGACGAGTTGTAGCCCGCCGAAACCCCCGCCGACAACGACGACCCGATGATCGCTCATGACATAACCTTTTTGCTGTTTTGCTGACGCAAATGTCGCCCTTTGCAGGGAGGTTTCAACGGCCGGTTCGACATAGCTGCCGTGCGATCTTAATCGGCATAGCCGACCGGGATCGCGCTGCCGCTTTTCAATATCTCCATGGAAATCGAAGCCGAGACGTCGAACAGCTCGATCTTGCGGACGATCTGCTTGTAGATGACGTCGTAATGTTCGACGCGCGGCAGCACGATCTTCAGGATGTAATCCTGATTGCCCGTCAGCCGATGGGCCTCGACGATCTCCGGAATGCCGCTGATCGCCCTGCGAAACGTCTCAATCCATTCGTCGGAATGATGCGCCGTCTTGATCAGCGCAAAGACGGTGGTCGGCACGCCCATCTTTTCGCGGTCGAGCACGACGATGCGTCGAGCGATGTGGCCGCTTTCCTCAAGGCGCTGGATGCGCCGTGAACAGGCCGAAACCGAAAGCGCGACGCGCTCTGCAAGATCGCTTACGGAAATGCCGGCATCGGCCTGGAGAAGGTCGAGAATCTTTCTATCGCGATCATCAAGCATTGCCATCTCTTTAATTGACGCTGATTTTTTGCACATTACAGAAATCTTACGCAAACTGATAGTTCGTTACTGCAATCAACGTCAAAGAATGCAAACATTCGGCGCAGCGACTGAGGCATGCTTTACGCGTCAGAAATCAAAAAGCAGGAGCGTGGAAATGCAGACAATTGGCCTGATCGGCGGCATGAGCTTTGAAAGCTCGGCGGTCTATTATCGTCTGGTGAACGAGATGGTGCGCGAACGCCTTGGCGGTCTCGCATCGGCCGAACTCGTCATGCATTCCGTCAATTTCGAAGAGATCGTCGCCATGCAGAAGGCCGGCGACTGGGACGGCGCTGCAGCACGCCTCGGCAATGCAGCGCTTCGCCTGCAGACCGCCGGCGTCCGCTGCGTTCTCATCTGCACCAATACCATGCACCTGATCGCCGATCAGGTGGCATCGCGCCTCTCGGTTCCGCTGATCCATATCATCGACGAGACGGCGAAGTCGCTCAAGGCAGCCGGCCGCAAGCGTCCGCTGCTGCTCGCAACCCGCTACACGATGGAGCATGGTTTTTACGCGGACCGCATGAAGGGCCTGGGCGTCAACGTGACGGTCCCGGATGCAGCCGACCGCACCATCGTTCACGACATCATCTTCAACGAACTTTGCGCCGGAAAGGTGCTCGACAGTTCGCGGACGAAGCTGATGGAAATCATCGAACGCGAACGCGCCAAAGGCGCAGACAGCATCATTCTAGGCTGCACCGAGATCTGCCTCATCCTGGACCCCGGCAAGCTGCCTCTGCCCGGCTTCGACACCACGGCGATCCATGCAAGGGCGGCCGTCGATTTTTCAATCGGCAAGGAGCGGAGCGATGAAACAGAAGCTGCATAACATGCAGTTTACTTGACTGAGTCAATCAATTGCAGGACAAAGTCTCCTATCAGGAGATTTTGTCCATGCCCGATTCCTCCCTTATCGATGCCGCCCGCGACTTCAATCGCTTCTACACCAACTTCCTCGGCGTGCTGAACAAGGCCTATCTCGACTCGCCGTTCACCTTGACGGACGCACGGGTGCTGTTCGAGATCGGCTCGCACGACGGAATAACCGCCGTCGCGCTCGTCCGCGACCTGCATCTCGATCCCGCCTATCTCAGCCGCATTCTGAAGCGCTTCCGCAGCGACGGTCTCATCGAGACGAAGGCCGATCCCGCCGACCTGCGCAGCCAGATCATCACGGTCACCGGCAAGGGAGAGGAGCAATTGCAGGAACTCGGCCGCCGCTCGAATGTGCAGATCGCCGAACGTTTCGATGCGCTTGCCCTTGGCGAGTCGCAAAGCGTCTTAAACGCGATGCAAACCATCCGCTCGCTGCTCGACCCGGGCGTCAAACCGTCCCCCGCGGTCATCCGCGCACATAGACCCGGCGATATCGGCTGGATCGTGCAGAGCCAGGGCAAGGCCTATGCCGAGGAATATGGCTGGGACATGCGCTTCGAAGGCCTGGTGGCCGAGGTCGCCGGCAAGTTCCTGGCGACCTTCGATCCTGCGATGGAATATTGCTGG from Rhizobium sp. 007 encodes:
- a CDS encoding NAD(P)/FAD-dependent oxidoreductase encodes the protein MSDHRVVVVGGGFGGLQLVNGLKGTGAKITLVDRRNHHLFQPLLYQVATTILSTSEIAWPIRHLYSNRPDVTTLLGEVTGVDTAAKQVTLRGGLTLGYDTLVLATGATHAYFGRDEWAPVAPGLKTLEDATTIRRRVLLAFERAETETDPVTRDALLTFAIVGAGPTGVELAGIIAELARKTLPREFRNIDTRKAKVVLIEAGPRVLASFAEELSAYAQQALEKLGVEVHLGEFVTDCTAAGVKVGEKFIASKTIVWAAGVQASPAAKWLDIPADRAGRAIVEKDLRAPGLPDVFVIGDTASVVQDNGKPVPGIAPAAKQQGAYVAKVIRARLQAKPAPGPFRYWHQGSLATIGKSAAIIDFGKIKLKGWIAWWIWGIAHIYFLIGTRSRFAVAWSWLWIYLSGQHSARLITQKETMREEN
- a CDS encoding Lrp/AsnC family transcriptional regulator; translated protein: MLDDRDRKILDLLQADAGISVSDLAERVALSVSACSRRIQRLEESGHIARRIVVLDREKMGVPTTVFALIKTAHHSDEWIETFRRAISGIPEIVEAHRLTGNQDYILKIVLPRVEHYDVIYKQIVRKIELFDVSASISMEILKSGSAIPVGYAD
- a CDS encoding aspartate/glutamate racemase family protein is translated as MQTIGLIGGMSFESSAVYYRLVNEMVRERLGGLASAELVMHSVNFEEIVAMQKAGDWDGAAARLGNAALRLQTAGVRCVLICTNTMHLIADQVASRLSVPLIHIIDETAKSLKAAGRKRPLLLATRYTMEHGFYADRMKGLGVNVTVPDAADRTIVHDIIFNELCAGKVLDSSRTKLMEIIERERAKGADSIILGCTEICLILDPGKLPLPGFDTTAIHARAAVDFSIGKERSDETEAA
- a CDS encoding helix-turn-helix domain-containing GNAT family N-acetyltransferase, which produces MPDSSLIDAARDFNRFYTNFLGVLNKAYLDSPFTLTDARVLFEIGSHDGITAVALVRDLHLDPAYLSRILKRFRSDGLIETKADPADLRSQIITVTGKGEEQLQELGRRSNVQIAERFDALALGESQSVLNAMQTIRSLLDPGVKPSPAVIRAHRPGDIGWIVQSQGKAYAEEYGWDMRFEGLVAEVAGKFLATFDPAMEYCWIAERNGINVGSILVTNGGDGVAKLRLLYVDEAARGLGLGKTLVDECIRFARAKGYRQISLWTNDVLHAARSIYVKAGFRLVSEERHRMFGPEENGQTWVLDL